One region of Acidobacteriota bacterium genomic DNA includes:
- a CDS encoding ABC transporter permease has protein sequence MEFIAEGIKNAFSLIIGLDREMVAIVFLSLKVSTLATTIATIISVPIAFTIALREFTGKRLLITLINTLMSLPTVVIGLLLYSFLSRRGPLGFTNLLYTPWAMVIGQAILAFPLITGFSLSAIRGADPRIKETVLALGGGDMRVAIGIGLEERFALLAAIAAGFGRVFSEVGISMMVGGNIRWYTRNITTAIALETGKGEFALGIALGIILLLTAFVINFLLRYLEGKR, from the coding sequence ATGGAGTTTATAGCTGAGGGGATAAAAAACGCCTTTTCCCTCATAATCGGGCTCGACAGGGAGATGGTGGCGATCGTCTTTCTCTCTCTTAAGGTATCCACCCTTGCCACCACGATCGCCACCATCATCTCCGTTCCGATAGCGTTTACCATCGCCCTTCGCGAATTCACCGGAAAGAGGCTTCTCATCACCCTCATCAACACCCTGATGTCCCTTCCCACGGTGGTAATCGGGCTCCTCCTCTACTCCTTCCTCTCCCGAAGGGGACCACTTGGCTTCACCAACCTCCTTTATACCCCGTGGGCGATGGTCATCGGACAGGCGATCTTAGCCTTTCCTTTGATCACCGGTTTTTCCCTTTCCGCTATACGGGGGGCGGACCCACGGATAAAAGAGACTGTTCTCGCTCTCGGCGGAGGTGATATGCGGGTGGCGATCGGAATAGGTTTGGAAGAGCGATTTGCCCTCCTTGCTGCCATCGCCGCCGGTTTTGGCAGGGTATTCTCCGAGGTGGGAATATCGATGATGGTGGGAGGAAACATCCGCTGGTATACGAGAAACATCACCACCGCCATTGCTCTCGAGACGGGAAAAGGGGAGTTCGCCTTAGGCATCGCCTTGGGCATCATTCTACTTCTCACCGCCTTCGTCATAAACTTTCTCCTCCGCTACCTCGAGGGGAAGAGGTAG
- a CDS encoding TonB-dependent receptor, whose amino-acid sequence MRKKAVILLFLILTVPLFLLRGEEPNDGQKKKIKISETIVVTAKAESDIQNPATTTISPAEIKLPQLSQTVAGLLEGVAGVTISRQGVIGGTTSAVGGPGAIQIRGFNESRSLIMVDGRPIGGAGVYGGFFVDFSTIPNEGIARIEVIRGAGSAKYGSTLGGMINIVTKEGSEIPHFSFASSLGVITDGKRKSGHYLLTHSYHLGGIYYFLSLGKRTADPYLRNNDFSAESFFGKASTTLFSDLHLSFSTSFSRIKRGFIITNRCSIDPHSPLFNEPLDPSFPAASGDWFAGVNLLPGYSVGDGSYYKMRAGRYDLIASKPIGEKNLVNLHLYMNRADREEHYFDSSSDKNLILERTIKVDRSSGLIGSVSTELRKGYSIEWGGEGRWLTYDGVGETTANPKYFPAWALPRNYEDYSLIRIFSGFVQGNFSLTPKLIFGAGLRYDYYRAVPVGYLGNILTRSGISPKLILRYGLSSSLSSYFTVNRALRFPLIPEFYWWNNGYQTGRDLLPESGLHYEGGVSKDFGDKGKLRFSLYHYRVSDYIRTIFGYRPSRVVYNIDRAEFTGAELEGSLKPFSSLILSGSYSWLKTKKMGDILDTTNELSDELVELPNHQLFLRAFLDLPRDIFLSFSLRFVGERKVVAGNLAVPGGAELLSLKSYTLINIRANYPLFVFKGMRGVLSGSVENIANTRYEELFGFPMPGRRLVISFRFER is encoded by the coding sequence ATGCGAAAAAAGGCGGTTATTCTACTATTCCTTATTCTTACCGTTCCCCTCTTCCTTCTCAGGGGAGAGGAACCTAACGATGGACAAAAGAAGAAAATTAAGATCAGCGAAACGATCGTGGTAACCGCCAAAGCGGAGAGTGATATCCAGAACCCGGCAACCACTACCATATCCCCTGCTGAGATCAAACTCCCTCAGCTGAGCCAGACGGTAGCTGGCCTCCTCGAAGGAGTAGCTGGGGTGACAATTTCCCGTCAGGGGGTAATTGGCGGTACAACCTCTGCAGTGGGGGGTCCCGGAGCGATCCAGATTCGGGGGTTCAACGAATCCCGTTCCCTGATTATGGTTGATGGTCGTCCAATAGGAGGTGCTGGTGTTTACGGCGGTTTTTTCGTCGATTTCTCAACCATCCCCAATGAAGGAATAGCACGGATAGAGGTCATCCGCGGGGCGGGTTCCGCCAAATATGGAAGCACTTTAGGGGGAATGATAAACATCGTCACCAAGGAGGGAAGCGAGATCCCCCACTTCTCCTTTGCTTCCTCCTTAGGGGTAATCACCGACGGGAAAAGGAAGAGCGGACACTACCTCCTAACCCACTCCTACCATTTAGGAGGAATTTACTACTTCCTCTCCTTAGGGAAAAGGACTGCTGATCCTTACCTCCGAAACAACGACTTTTCTGCTGAAAGCTTCTTCGGTAAAGCAAGCACCACCCTGTTCTCCGACCTCCATCTCTCCTTCTCCACCTCCTTCAGTCGTATCAAACGAGGGTTTATCATTACGAATAGGTGCTCGATCGATCCTCATTCCCCATTATTCAACGAACCGCTCGATCCCTCCTTCCCGGCGGCGAGTGGCGATTGGTTCGCCGGGGTGAACCTTCTCCCCGGCTACTCGGTAGGAGATGGAAGCTATTACAAAATGCGGGCGGGAAGATACGATCTCATCGCGAGCAAGCCTATCGGAGAGAAGAACCTGGTGAACCTCCATCTATATATGAACCGGGCAGATAGAGAGGAGCATTACTTCGACAGCTCAAGTGATAAAAATTTGATACTCGAGCGGACGATAAAGGTTGACAGAAGTTCCGGCTTAATCGGGAGCGTAAGTACGGAGCTTAGAAAGGGATACAGCATCGAGTGGGGGGGCGAAGGAAGGTGGCTCACCTACGATGGGGTAGGAGAGACAACCGCAAACCCCAAATACTTCCCTGCTTGGGCGCTTCCTCGGAATTATGAGGACTATTCGCTCATCCGCATATTCTCCGGCTTCGTTCAGGGGAATTTCTCCCTTACCCCGAAGCTCATTTTTGGCGCTGGTCTCCGCTACGATTATTATCGAGCGGTCCCGGTTGGCTACCTCGGGAACATCCTCACCAGAAGCGGTATAAGCCCTAAGCTTATTTTGCGGTATGGCCTTTCCTCTTCCCTATCCTCTTACTTCACGGTAAATCGGGCTCTCCGCTTTCCTCTGATCCCCGAGTTCTACTGGTGGAACAACGGGTATCAAACAGGGCGTGATCTCCTTCCTGAATCGGGTCTTCATTACGAAGGGGGGGTCTCTAAGGACTTCGGCGATAAGGGAAAGCTCCGCTTCTCCCTCTATCACTACCGCGTTTCGGATTACATCCGGACGATCTTCGGCTATAGACCAAGTCGGGTGGTCTACAACATCGACCGGGCAGAGTTTACCGGAGCCGAGCTTGAAGGAAGCCTAAAACCCTTCTCCTCGCTCATCCTATCCGGAAGTTATAGCTGGCTCAAGACGAAGAAGATGGGAGACATCCTCGATACGACGAACGAGCTGAGCGACGAGCTGGTAGAGCTACCTAACCATCAGCTTTTCCTTCGGGCGTTTCTCGATCTTCCCCGGGACATCTTTCTTTCTTTTTCCCTTCGGTTTGTTGGTGAACGGAAGGTGGTAGCGGGGAATCTGGCGGTACCCGGTGGTGCCGAGCTTCTTTCCCTTAAGAGCTACACCCTGATAAATATCCGGGCGAATTATCCTCTCTTCGTTTTCAAGGGGATGCGGGGGGTTTTATCCGGCTCGGTGGAGAACATCGCTAATACGCGTTATGAGGAGCTATTTGGCTTCCCGATGCCGGGGCGCAGGCTCGTAATAAGTTTCAGGTTTGAGCGTTGA
- a CDS encoding methyltransferase domain-containing protein translates to MDELIDIHIEQYRAWRREYEELKGIPTSKRLKPARAVSYFIDFLREKAFPFKGRVLDVGCGKGRNAFPFLKLGFSVYGLDIVEKALSDFRVEAEKRGFSERVFLYRKSIAEPLPFPASSFDLALDITVLDNLLIDDLAHGYAAELARTMRKGGYFLIYFFLREDPYYASLLATSPEGAKGILIDPKNGIRTRVRTPEEIASLFAPFFVIEDERRFRFSCSMYGRVYPRRFASFIMRRKG, encoded by the coding sequence ATGGACGAGTTGATTGATATTCATATTGAGCAATATCGTGCCTGGCGGAGGGAGTATGAGGAGCTGAAGGGCATACCTACCTCGAAGCGCCTGAAACCGGCGAGGGCGGTTTCTTATTTCATCGACTTTTTAAGGGAGAAAGCTTTCCCCTTCAAAGGACGGGTTCTTGATGTCGGTTGTGGGAAGGGGAGAAATGCCTTTCCCTTTCTTAAGCTCGGCTTCTCAGTATATGGGCTCGATATAGTGGAGAAGGCGCTTTCCGATTTCCGGGTTGAGGCTGAAAAGCGAGGTTTTTCAGAAAGGGTGTTTCTCTATCGGAAAAGCATTGCCGAACCTCTTCCCTTTCCCGCTTCCTCCTTCGATCTCGCCCTCGATATCACCGTGCTTGATAATCTTCTCATCGACGATCTCGCCCACGGATATGCCGCTGAGTTGGCAAGAACGATGAGGAAGGGAGGATATTTCCTCATCTACTTCTTCCTCAGGGAAGACCCTTATTACGCTTCTTTGCTTGCTACCTCACCAGAAGGAGCGAAGGGGATCCTCATCGATCCGAAAAACGGCATCCGTACCCGGGTAAGAACCCCTGAGGAGATAGCCTCTCTCTTTGCTCCCTTTTTCGTTATCGAGGATGAGCGGAGATTTAGGTTCTCCTGCTCGATGTATGGAAGGGTCTATCCTCGCCGTTTCGCCTCCTTCATTATGAGAAGGAAGGGGTAA
- the chrA gene encoding chromate efflux transporter produces MEQKSKHSARDLFFSFLRLGLTAFGGPAIIAYIRELSVEKKGWLSSDEFADGISLCQTIPGATAMQVSAYIGLKARGILGALSSFIGFGSPSFFFILGLTILYAKSRSLPAFSSLFAGLKVVVVALVANAFFSLLRSYLKERRDIIPAVFAFLLFFFGINPFLTIILSGIMGIIIYQGKNRKESPHFTPHRLPKVKGGLKPGFILTFLFLLGISLLFLIDEELASLSLIMAKIDLFAMGGGYTSVPLMLNEVVGKKRLLDGATFMDGIALGQVTPGPIVITATFVGYLLYGLAGALVGTVSVFSPSFIILITIAPYFERLKRSLLFRRMMRGVLASFIGLLLFAVVKFASFIPWDIPRVILLSGALVALLLKVDILLVVVLGTAVSFFILNP; encoded by the coding sequence ATGGAGCAAAAAAGTAAGCACTCAGCAAGGGATCTCTTCTTCTCCTTCTTAAGGCTTGGGCTCACCGCCTTTGGCGGTCCGGCAATAATCGCCTATATCCGCGAGCTTTCGGTGGAGAAAAAGGGGTGGCTCTCTTCGGATGAATTCGCCGACGGGATATCCCTCTGCCAGACAATACCCGGGGCAACTGCGATGCAAGTTTCCGCTTATATAGGGCTCAAGGCAAGGGGAATCCTTGGTGCTCTTTCAAGCTTCATCGGATTTGGCTCGCCCAGTTTCTTCTTCATTCTCGGTCTCACCATCCTCTACGCCAAGTCGCGATCTCTTCCTGCTTTTTCCTCACTTTTCGCCGGGCTCAAGGTCGTGGTAGTGGCACTGGTGGCAAACGCCTTTTTCTCTCTCCTAAGATCGTACCTCAAAGAAAGAAGGGACATCATACCAGCAGTCTTTGCCTTCCTTCTTTTCTTCTTCGGGATAAATCCCTTCTTAACCATCATCCTCTCCGGGATTATGGGGATCATTATCTATCAGGGAAAAAACCGGAAGGAGTCTCCTCACTTTACCCCCCATCGCCTTCCAAAGGTGAAGGGTGGCTTGAAACCCGGCTTCATTTTGACGTTTCTTTTCCTTCTGGGAATATCCTTATTGTTTCTTATCGACGAGGAGCTCGCCTCCCTCTCCCTGATTATGGCTAAGATAGATCTCTTCGCTATGGGAGGAGGTTATACCTCGGTGCCTCTAATGCTCAACGAAGTGGTTGGAAAGAAGCGCCTTCTTGACGGTGCCACCTTTATGGATGGGATCGCTTTAGGGCAGGTGACGCCAGGTCCCATCGTCATCACCGCCACCTTCGTGGGCTATCTTCTCTACGGTCTCGCTGGCGCCTTAGTGGGCACGGTGAGCGTGTTCAGCCCCTCCTTCATCATCCTTATCACCATCGCCCCCTACTTCGAAAGACTGAAACGCTCTCTCCTATTTCGCCGGATGATGCGGGGGGTGCTCGCTTCGTTCATCGGTCTCCTCCTCTTTGCAGTGGTTAAGTTCGCCTCTTTCATCCCCTGGGATATCCCCCGGGTCATTCTTCTTTCAGGTGCTCTGGTCGCCTTACTTCTCAAGGTGGATATATTACTGGTTGTAGTTCTTGGAACTGCAGTCTCCTTTTTCATCCTCAATCCGTAA
- a CDS encoding prolyl oligopeptidase family serine peptidase: MAKRGWIILTVLVLFLASGAIAADKFVRTPLKGKLTIEKRFSRPFIWGTAPSSIKWSKDGRKLAFLWNEKGERFLDLYLITFPGRKRVRLTEMKKFPKLKMEEDKRTEEEKKEAELLDRGISGFNFSPDGSRIVFTYRGDIYLVEAREGGKVKPVIRSLEGEGNARFFPDGKGIAYIKGGNLYRFDLEKGELIQLTTLPRGKGTIDDYLISPDGKWIACFVVDRSMWKKVNVPDYYPKEVKVRKVRRQNVGEPLPISRLGFIPASGGLMKWVDFGDNRYYLRDWEWLPDSSALVFNWNDKSWQKWKVYLIDPKKGKKKVVYQEEQKPWFWTIETEPNGDGKTLFFTSEKSGFRHLYALSLATGEVKQLTKGTFDVLSFTVCPKGDRIIYTSSEVHPLERHLFSLSLTDMRKKRLSRVPGTYREFPSPDGRLITFDYSSVTSPNDLYLLGKQGKMKPLTHSPLPAFDEMEKVKPHYFTFKNEEDGRTIYGYILFPKNFDKRKEYPAVLSCVYANIGKNGWVRYNPLDFYMTTEMGYIIVRVDFRGSVGYGKDFHYGYYKRLGIVDAKEAVSCANYLRSLPYIDGDRLGIWGGSYGGFLTLMVMCDHPGVFNTGVAWKPVTDWHNYWDSYTSQRLGRPKEDDNEKVYRKTSPRFHAKGFKGNLLLVHGMQDINVFFQDTVWMIQEFIDNGKYFDLMIYPRDNHMMTLHDPDLPDLMKRIARYFEDHLGVGGR; the protein is encoded by the coding sequence ATGGCAAAAAGGGGTTGGATTATCTTAACCGTTCTCGTTTTGTTCCTTGCCTCGGGGGCGATCGCCGCCGATAAGTTTGTCAGGACACCTCTCAAAGGAAAACTTACCATCGAGAAGCGGTTCTCTCGTCCCTTCATCTGGGGTACCGCTCCCTCCTCCATCAAGTGGTCGAAGGATGGGAGGAAACTCGCCTTCCTCTGGAACGAGAAAGGGGAGCGTTTCTTGGACCTTTACCTCATCACCTTTCCCGGAAGAAAGAGGGTACGGCTGACCGAAATGAAGAAATTCCCCAAGCTCAAGATGGAGGAGGATAAGAGGACGGAGGAAGAAAAGAAGGAGGCGGAACTCCTTGACCGAGGGATAAGCGGCTTCAATTTCTCTCCCGATGGCTCAAGGATAGTCTTCACCTATCGCGGAGATATATATCTGGTGGAGGCGAGGGAAGGGGGAAAGGTGAAACCAGTGATAAGGAGCCTCGAGGGCGAGGGAAACGCCCGCTTCTTCCCCGACGGGAAGGGCATCGCTTACATCAAAGGGGGGAATCTCTACCGCTTCGATCTGGAAAAAGGAGAACTTATCCAGCTGACCACCCTCCCTCGGGGGAAGGGGACGATCGATGACTACCTCATCTCCCCGGATGGGAAATGGATCGCTTGCTTCGTGGTCGATCGCAGTATGTGGAAGAAGGTCAATGTCCCTGATTATTACCCCAAGGAGGTGAAGGTGAGGAAGGTGAGAAGGCAGAATGTAGGAGAGCCCCTTCCCATTTCCCGGCTCGGCTTCATCCCCGCTTCTGGCGGTTTGATGAAGTGGGTGGATTTTGGAGACAACCGCTATTATCTAAGGGATTGGGAATGGCTTCCCGATAGCTCAGCGCTTGTTTTTAACTGGAATGATAAAAGCTGGCAGAAATGGAAGGTTTATCTCATCGATCCGAAGAAGGGGAAGAAGAAGGTCGTCTATCAGGAGGAGCAGAAGCCTTGGTTCTGGACGATCGAGACCGAGCCAAACGGGGATGGGAAAACCCTCTTTTTCACCTCAGAGAAAAGTGGTTTCCGCCATCTCTACGCCCTTTCTCTTGCCACTGGTGAGGTGAAGCAGTTAACGAAGGGCACCTTCGATGTTCTCTCCTTCACCGTTTGTCCCAAGGGGGATAGGATCATCTATACTTCGAGCGAGGTCCATCCCCTGGAGCGCCACCTATTTTCTCTTTCTCTTACCGATATGAGGAAGAAGAGGCTCTCCCGTGTTCCCGGGACCTATCGCGAGTTTCCTTCGCCTGATGGGAGGCTCATCACTTTCGATTATTCAAGCGTTACCTCGCCGAACGATCTCTACCTGCTTGGAAAACAAGGGAAGATGAAACCGCTTACCCACTCACCGCTTCCTGCCTTTGACGAGATGGAAAAGGTAAAGCCCCATTACTTCACCTTCAAGAACGAAGAGGATGGGAGGACAATATACGGATACATCCTATTCCCTAAAAACTTTGATAAGAGGAAGGAGTACCCTGCGGTCCTCTCCTGTGTTTATGCCAACATCGGGAAGAATGGATGGGTTCGGTATAACCCGCTTGATTTCTATATGACTACTGAGATGGGCTATATTATCGTTCGGGTAGATTTCCGGGGAAGTGTGGGCTATGGGAAGGATTTCCATTACGGCTACTATAAACGGCTCGGCATCGTGGATGCCAAGGAGGCGGTGAGTTGTGCCAATTATCTAAGGAGCCTCCCCTATATCGATGGAGACAGGCTGGGCATCTGGGGCGGTAGCTATGGTGGTTTCCTTACCCTGATGGTGATGTGTGACCATCCCGGGGTGTTCAACACCGGCGTTGCCTGGAAGCCGGTAACCGACTGGCACAACTATTGGGATAGCTACACCTCCCAGCGACTGGGAAGGCCCAAAGAGGATGATAATGAAAAGGTCTATCGGAAGACCTCTCCCCGCTTCCACGCTAAGGGCTTCAAAGGGAACTTACTCCTCGTTCACGGGATGCAGGATATAAATGTCTTCTTCCAGGATACGGTGTGGATGATTCAGGAATTCATAGACAACGGGAAGTATTTCGATCTGATGATCTACCCCCGGGACAACCATATGATGACCCTACATGATCCCGATCTTCCTGATCTGATGAAGCGTATCGCCCGTTACTTCGAGGACCACTTAGGGGTAGGGGGAAGATAA
- a CDS encoding DUF2490 domain-containing protein, with protein MKKLFISLMIAVSTLFLIIPLGMGDDWEYWQRLSLTIPVSERLSIGITPTELRFHHANDLYHVRIYLGGSYKVSDNFSAGIYYSRKTVEKGGGWQGENILYFDAVPKVKLGDFALSNRFRVGRLFATSSFEIRNLTKLAHPKILWGRKFTLFVADEIFYYTKGTGFKENRFYLGGSTALGKGFSLELSYLFKYVKKGDNWERFHIIISNIKYSF; from the coding sequence ATGAAAAAGCTCTTCATAAGCCTGATGATAGCTGTTTCTACCCTTTTCCTAATTATACCTCTCGGAATGGGGGACGATTGGGAATACTGGCAGAGGTTGAGCCTGACCATCCCGGTATCGGAGAGACTATCTATCGGCATTACTCCCACTGAACTTCGCTTCCATCATGCGAACGACCTCTATCATGTAAGGATCTACCTCGGAGGAAGCTACAAGGTATCAGACAACTTTTCAGCCGGGATCTACTACAGCCGTAAGACCGTGGAGAAAGGGGGCGGCTGGCAGGGGGAAAACATCCTCTATTTTGATGCGGTGCCAAAGGTAAAACTCGGCGATTTTGCTTTGAGCAACCGCTTCCGGGTAGGACGGCTTTTTGCCACCAGCTCCTTCGAGATAAGGAACCTCACCAAGCTCGCCCATCCGAAAATCCTTTGGGGTAGAAAGTTCACCCTGTTTGTAGCGGATGAGATCTTCTACTATACTAAGGGTACCGGATTCAAGGAAAACAGGTTCTATCTTGGAGGAAGTACCGCTTTAGGAAAGGGTTTTTCCCTTGAGCTATCCTACCTCTTCAAGTATGTAAAGAAGGGGGATAACTGGGAGCGGTTCCATATAATAATAAGCAATATAAAATATAGCTTCTAA
- a CDS encoding DUF3842 family protein: protein MGKSVIAVIDGLGGGIGCAIIKALKGTLGEEVEILALGTNATATQAMLKAGGDKGASGENAIVLNSRNVDIIVGTLGIVLANSMLGEITPKMAEAITSSKAVKFLIPMKNLCRVSIVGESKEPIPKLIEELVSEVRRYLKEGEVSP, encoded by the coding sequence ATGGGAAAATCGGTTATCGCGGTGATCGATGGCCTCGGCGGAGGGATAGGGTGCGCCATTATAAAAGCACTCAAGGGAACCTTAGGCGAAGAGGTGGAGATACTCGCCTTGGGAACCAACGCTACCGCCACCCAGGCAATGCTTAAAGCAGGGGGAGATAAAGGAGCTTCAGGAGAAAACGCTATCGTCCTCAACTCGAGAAATGTCGATATCATCGTGGGTACCTTAGGCATAGTCCTTGCCAATTCGATGCTTGGTGAGATCACCCCCAAGATGGCGGAGGCAATAACCTCCTCAAAGGCGGTAAAATTCCTCATCCCGATGAAAAACCTATGCCGGGTTTCCATCGTCGGGGAAAGCAAGGAACCCATTCCCAAGCTTATCGAAGAGCTGGTATCCGAGGTCCGGCGATATCTCAAAGAGGGTGAAGTCTCCCCTTGA
- a CDS encoding substrate-binding domain-containing protein, translating to MRRATILYLSLFLLLSFLPSCGKKEANFEKKIVHLRLATTTSLNDSGLLDVILPPFERDLGVKVDVISVGTGKALKLGENGDVDVVIVHAPKAEKEFIKNGFGVNRRKLMRNDFLILGPKENPAGIKGKDAVKAFRMISENKATFISRGDDSGSHKKEKSLWKKAGITPKGDWYLEAGQGMGATLMMADEKKAYVLCDRGTYLAYRDRISLIPLVQGDPKLINRYSVIAVNPCLHPEVNYVYAMAFIGWITSPKCQKMIGEFKVKGEVLFHPTACEK from the coding sequence ATGCGGAGGGCAACGATTTTATATCTGAGCCTCTTCCTTCTTCTCTCTTTCCTTCCTTCCTGCGGGAAGAAGGAAGCTAATTTTGAGAAAAAAATCGTTCATCTTCGTCTCGCCACCACCACCTCGCTCAACGACTCCGGTCTTCTCGATGTCATCCTCCCCCCATTTGAAAGGGATCTTGGGGTAAAAGTGGATGTTATCTCGGTGGGAACGGGAAAAGCACTTAAACTCGGGGAAAACGGAGATGTGGATGTCGTCATCGTCCACGCCCCGAAAGCGGAGAAGGAGTTTATAAAGAATGGCTTCGGGGTGAACCGGCGGAAGCTGATGCGGAACGACTTCCTCATCCTCGGACCAAAGGAAAACCCTGCCGGAATAAAGGGGAAAGACGCGGTCAAAGCCTTCAGGATGATCAGCGAGAATAAAGCCACCTTCATCTCCCGGGGTGATGATTCCGGCAGCCATAAGAAGGAAAAATCGTTGTGGAAAAAGGCGGGGATCACCCCTAAGGGAGATTGGTATTTGGAGGCAGGGCAAGGGATGGGAGCAACCCTGATGATGGCTGATGAGAAAAAGGCTTATGTCCTCTGCGATCGGGGAACATATTTAGCTTATCGGGATAGGATCTCACTTATCCCCCTGGTGCAAGGAGACCCCAAGCTCATCAATCGCTACTCAGTCATCGCGGTAAACCCCTGCCTCCATCCTGAGGTCAACTATGTCTATGCAATGGCTTTCATCGGTTGGATCACCTCGCCCAAATGCCAGAAGATGATCGGAGAGTTCAAGGTTAAGGGCGAGGTCTTATTCCATCCAACAGCCTGTGAGAAATAG
- a CDS encoding ATP-binding cassette domain-containing protein, protein MGSSILAFKNLKKHYSPRFSLEIDDLIFEGGKIYAVVGPNGSGKTTLLKLGALLIPPDEGHIYLFGEDIYRVPAGKRTKLRQKISFLHEEPYLFRGTVFDNVVYGLRIRGMKKKEMKKKILPILSALGISPLVNKKARELSAGERKRVALARAVIIEPSLLLLDEPMANIDRGNIGLVEKFIRGLKEQGVTVILSTHDLSQAYRLSDEIISLKDGKMGRFIPDNLLVGEGVIEGEEMFLALPTGTRIALSGEKREGKLLISISPREIILSKKPLDSSARNSFLGRVTKLIEEGEEVRVVLDVSGIEFTSIITKRSYHQLGIKIGSKMYLTFKASAVRIL, encoded by the coding sequence ATGGGAAGCTCGATCTTAGCCTTTAAAAACTTAAAAAAGCACTATTCCCCTCGATTCTCCCTTGAAATCGACGACCTCATATTTGAGGGAGGAAAGATATACGCCGTCGTCGGTCCTAACGGCTCCGGGAAAACCACCCTTCTCAAATTGGGCGCTCTCCTCATCCCCCCCGATGAAGGACATATATATCTCTTCGGAGAGGATATATACCGAGTACCAGCGGGGAAACGAACGAAATTAAGGCAAAAAATATCGTTCCTCCACGAAGAACCCTATCTATTTCGGGGAACGGTCTTCGACAATGTCGTCTATGGCCTTCGCATCCGGGGGATGAAGAAAAAGGAGATGAAAAAAAAGATCCTCCCTATCCTCTCAGCACTGGGCATCTCCCCCCTCGTCAATAAGAAGGCGAGGGAGCTCTCCGCAGGGGAGAGAAAAAGGGTGGCACTCGCCCGGGCAGTGATCATTGAGCCTTCCCTTCTCCTCCTCGATGAGCCGATGGCGAACATAGACAGAGGAAATATCGGGCTGGTAGAAAAATTCATCAGAGGATTGAAAGAGCAGGGGGTGACGGTCATTCTCTCCACCCACGATCTCTCTCAAGCCTACCGGCTATCCGACGAGATCATATCTCTCAAGGATGGTAAGATGGGAAGGTTCATCCCGGATAACCTGCTCGTCGGCGAGGGAGTAATTGAGGGGGAAGAGATGTTTCTCGCCCTGCCTACTGGCACGAGAATTGCCCTCAGCGGGGAAAAAAGAGAGGGTAAGCTCCTTATATCCATTTCCCCCCGGGAGATCATCCTCTCAAAAAAGCCCCTTGACTCAAGTGCAAGGAACTCCTTCCTGGGGAGGGTAACGAAGCTGATCGAAGAGGGGGAAGAGGTGAGGGTAGTCCTCGATGTCTCCGGTATCGAGTTCACCTCAATCATCACCAAGCGGTCCTACCATCAACTCGGGATCAAGATCGGCTCTAAGATGTACCTCACCTTCAAAGCCTCGGCGGTAAGAATCTTATGA